One Rosa chinensis cultivar Old Blush chromosome 5, RchiOBHm-V2, whole genome shotgun sequence genomic region harbors:
- the LOC112167002 gene encoding mitochondrial dicarboxylate/tricarboxylate transporter DTC — MSCFIIDQNKKKKTKPEYDVPFIERWPSLKPFVNGGLAAFLQGLTLYVPFAAIYYCPLLSPIRRSPRFLGFNILAKSCPDGIVIRTLSTSLQLGLFETLRNKAIATNDGMALTLYREAACGLIAGAAEAYFSFPFVSACLPQVDPTTLSVVQRAKYRNIFDAFYSMSANRKISALWTNAGPYVKTRMGTNVGMQSKPLLSQGLVWFKRNKSTAGCKCGFSVLQCSMLCTSKKCSSTREKWLLPGLCP, encoded by the exons ATGAGCTGCTTCATCATAGaccagaacaagaagaagaagaccaagcCAGAGTACGACGTGCCGTTTATTGAGCGTTGGCCGTCGCTAAAGCCCTTTGTGAATGGCGGACTCGCTGCGTTTCTTCAAGGCTTGACCCTTTATGTTCCTTTCGCTGCCATCTACTACTGCCCATTGTTATCTCCCATTCGCCGAAGTCCCAGATTTCTGGGCTTCAACATTCTTGCCAAG TCGTGTCCTGATGGGATTGTGATCCGTACTTTATCTACAAGCCTTCAACTTGGATTATTCGA GACTCTAAGAAACAAAGCAATTGCTACCAATGATGGAATGGCATTAACTCTTTATCGGGAAGCTGCTTGCGGGTTGATTGCCGGGGCAGCTGAGGCATACTTCAGCTTTCCATTTGTTTCTGCATGTCTCCCGCAGGTTGATCCCACGACTTTATCAGTAGTGCAGCGTGCCAAATACAGAAACATATTTGATGCTTTCTACTCTATGAGTGCCAATAGAAAAATTTCAGCACTATGGACAAATGCTGGTCCTTATGTGAAGACAAGAATGGGGACTAATGTGGGTATGCAATCCAAGCCTTTGTTATCTCAGGGACTCGTGTGGTTTAAGCGAAACAAGAGCACAGCTGG GTGCAAGTGCGGTTTCAGCGTTCTTCAGTGCAGCATGCTCTGTACCAGTAAAAAATGTTCTAGCACAAGGGAAAAGTGGCTCCTCCCTGGATTGTGCCCTTAA